Proteins from a genomic interval of Quercus robur chromosome 9, dhQueRobu3.1, whole genome shotgun sequence:
- the LOC126700543 gene encoding wall-associated receptor kinase 1-like — MEGYHSYGKACVPDQFASNESSLSIKLTVGIGVGLLVLLVGGSWIYWGLKKRKLIQLKEKFFQQNGGILLQQKLSNYQGSVETAKIYSAEELEKATNNYNESRVLGQGGYGTVYRGILPDNKEIAIKKSKIGSQHQVEQFINEITVLTQIIHRNVVKLLGCCLETEVPLLVYEFITNGTLSDHIHDKGRSFFLSWEKRLKIAAETARALAYLHSATSVPIIHRDVKTANILLDDNFTSKVSDFGASRLIPHDQTELNTLVQGTFGYMDPEYFHTSQLTEKSDVYSFGVVLAELLTGRMALSFNVPESERNLAKYFVSAVNDDRLFQILEDHIVNEGNIKLLKEVANIAKSCLSLRGEDRPSMKEVAMELEGLVIMEKHPWGNANVNIEEIENLLNAPTQSFNIDVGTSCSSNTTTGYDSMINQVLKPLDGGR; from the exons ATGGAAGGGTACCATTCGTATGGGAAGGCATGTGTCCCTGATCAATTTGCTTCTAATGAATCATCACTATCAATTAAACTCACAGTTG GTATCGGTGTTGGCCTTTTAGTCTTGCTTGTGGGAGGTTCTTGGATATATTGGggattgaaaaaaagaaagcttatccagctaaaagaaaaattcttccaACAAAATGGTGGCATACTATTGCAACAGAAACTATCTAATTATCAAGGTTCTGTGGAGACGGCCAAAATTTATAGTGCAGAAGAGCTTGAAAAGGCCACCAACAACTATAATGAGAGCAGAGTCCTAGGACAAGGAGGTTATGGTACAGTTTATAGAGGAATATTACCAGATAACAAAGAGATTGCTATTAAGAAGTCCAAAATTGGTAGTCAGCATCAGGTTGAACAATTCATAAATGAGATCACTGTGCTTACTCAAATTATCCATCGGAATGTTGTTAAGCTATTAGGTTGTTGTTTGGAAACAGAAGTACCCTTACTAGTTTATGAATTCATCACAAACGGGACTCTTTCTGACCACATTCACGATAAAGGTCGGTCATTCTTCCTTTCATGGGAAAAGCGTTTGAAAATTGCAGCAGAAACTGCAAGAGCACTTGCATACTTGCATTCTGCAACTTCTGTGCCGATCATACATAGAGATGTTAAAACtgcaaatatattattagatGATAACTTCACATCAAAAGTGTCTGACTTTGGAGCTTCCAGGTTAATTCCTCATGATCAAACAGAATTAAACACATTGGTGCAAGGAACTTTCGGGTACATGGACCCAGAATACTTCCATACTAGTCAACTAACAGAAAAAAGTGATGTTTATAGCTTTGGTGTTGTTTTGGCAGAGCTTTTGACTGGTAGGATGGCACTTTCTTTCAATGTGCCTGAAAGTGAGAGAAATCTAGCGAAGTACTTTGTTTCTGCAGTAAATGATGATCGCCTATTTCAAATTCTTGAGGATCACATTGTCAATGAAGGTAATATTAAGCTACTGAAGGAAGTTGCTAATATTGCAAAAAGTTGCTTAAGTCTGAGAGGCGAGGATAGACCTTCTATGAAGGAAGTGGCAATGGAACTGGAGGGCTTGGTTATCATGGAAAAACATCCTTGGGGAAATGCTAATGTCAATATAGAAGAGATTGAGAACTTGCTCAATGCACCTACACAATCATTCAACATTGATGTTGGCACAAGTTGTTCCAGCAATACAACTACAGGGTATGATAGCATGATAAACCAAGTATTGAAACCATTGGATGGCGGGAGATAA